Sequence from the Tenrec ecaudatus isolate mTenEca1 chromosome 6, mTenEca1.hap1, whole genome shotgun sequence genome:
ttttcggccactggagatcccctcacagaggggtctagaggaggagatgagtcagtcagggtgcgacatagcaccaatgaagaatacagctttcctccagttcctaaatgcttccaccaccaccaccacccatcccccccccaccactgccatgatctgaattcttccttgcaagtctggataaagcagaggttgtacactggtgcaaataggaggcacagggaatccagggtggataccttcaggaccagggctgtgagtggcgatactgggagggtagagggtgagtgggttggaaagagggaaccgattacaaggatctacatgtgacctcctccctgggggacggacaacagaaaaggaggtgaagggagacaccagatagggcaagatatgacaaaataataatttataaattatcaagggctcatgagggagggagcagtgggcagggaggggaaaaaagaggacctgatgcaaagggcttaagtggagaacaaatgctttgaaaatgattagggcaaagaatgtacagatgtgctttatacaattgatgcatgtatatgtatgggttgtgatcagagttgtatgagtccctaataaaatgttttaaaattttttcaaaaaagataaaaaaaggaCTTGGAAGTGCTGCAGAGCCACCTAGAAGAGCCTGTTGTGTAAAGGATAAACCCCAAAAGACCTCACCACCACTTGCTAATACAGCCAATATATCACCATCTTCAACAAACAATTAAGAGGAATAAAATAGTAACCTTAATAATAAACATCATGGAACAGTGAATTAACAGAGAGGCTGTGGAGCCAACTCGAATCCCAGTTATGTTGACTCCTtctccagaagaatgcactgcagaggacaacactgaagatgtaacctggggagaggggcaggtctatCCAAACCAAGGGGGAGCAAactatgagagagggagggagggaaggatggagggagggagagaaagagagagagagagagagaaccacattCTGCCCCACTAAGCCTCAAGGATGACCtttctgcttggagcagccaatggacagagagaagcatagggtcagccccaccacgagatgtgatgtcccctcactgacccacagcacgacagaggacagcactggagacacagggtagGAATTTTATCTGGTCtgccccccctttctccccatacaCACCAGGCAAAAACACAAAacataacagagcagcaaggaaagcaaagcaaagaagTTCCCAAGGAATCCCTAAAGGAGACTTCTGATTCAGGAGGCAGGgcttgacacctcatcagacctgaccagaaaacattcataagggtcagcagacaaaccaggaactatttacaggcttttttttctttatattttttctttatgtgtatctacataagataggcaggataaacaattcccaggaaaaaaataaacagtacCAGTGGTTCCagtggggacatgagagaggggaaggtggggaaaatggAGGGgtaaccaacaaacccaggggcaggagaacaacaagtgatctaaaatcaatggtgaagaggatgtagaatgcctggtggggcttgatcaagtgcaatgtagtcaagaggaattactgaaagttgaatgaaggtcaaacatgatcatggacaagaggagagtaaaaggaaatagaggaaagaattaggaggcaaaggacatttatagaggtataagtaTAGGCAtgtgaatatgtaaatatataatgataaggatttAGGtctatgtcaatatatttatatgttaagtattaaggtagcagatagacattgtgcaaacgtagtgaagaaagatgatgatacccggttattaaaagatatggtGGAGGCGCGAGCAGCGTGAGGCGAGCATCGCAGGCTCTTGGGTTCCTGTTTACACTGCGTAAGACCATATCTCTGCAAAGATGGTCAATGTACCCAAAACCCGAAGAATCTTCTGTAAGAAGCGCTGCAAGCATCAACCTCACAAAGTGAGCCAGTATAAGAAGGGCAAGGATTCCCTGTACGTGCAAGGAAAGAGGCGCTACGATCGGAAGCAGAGTGGCTATGGTGGGCAGACAAAGCCAATTTTCCGGAAGAAGGCTAAAACCACAAAGAAGATCGTGCTGAGGCTTGAATGCATGGAGCCTAACTGCAGGCCCAAGAGGATGCTGACCATTAAAAGATGCAAACATTTTGAACTGGGAGGTGATAAGAAGAGAAAGGGCCAAGTGATCCAGTTCTAAGCCTTGTTTTatcttgtaaatttgaaaaagtgTTGAATCAATGTTAGAATTATCTTAAGAAAGCACAGTTACATTCTTACtcgaaaaaaaaagatatagtgtctggggtcttaaaggcttgaagacaaacaagctgggaagcaacaaagccgacatggaagaagcacaccagcttgtgtgaacaACTGAGGTATCAACAGGATCCAGTATCAGGAATCCGAAGTCCCAGTACAAACAATCatgttgatgcaaatgaggggactggagtggagacacaaagcccacctgtagaaaaTAGGACATCCCTTCAAAGAAAGGtcaccaggaagggatgagtcagccagggtgcaggatagcaccaacaaaacacacaacattcctctagttaatTCTTTCCTGCTTCTTCCCCCCTCGCCTCTCCCCATAATAATttacactattatgatcccagttcAACCTTACAAACCCTcccagacaggagcatgtacacgagtacagataagagctcttgaccatggaatccaggacagataaccccctcaggaacaataatgggagtagcaatatcatgaggttagggggaaagcaggggagaaagggggaaccgatcacaatgcctTATGTACAACCCCCTCTACCCCAGAAgaggggggacgaacaacagcagcgtgggtaaagggagacagtgaaggGTGTAAGGtacgaaaataatttataatttattaggggTCACGAGGGCTGGATGGTggcaagggaggggaaaaaagaggagctgataccaagggctcaagtagaaagaaaatgttttgaaaaggatgatggctgcATATGTACAcgtgtgtttgatacaatggatgtatggattgttctaagagcccacaataaaagtatttattaaaaaaaggaaagaaagaaattaggagccctagtggtgtagtggttacacattaggctgccatGAGCACGGTCAGTTGAAAGCCACCTGCAGTTTCGAGGGAGAAAGATTGAACTTTCTGCTCCaggaaacagtgacagtcttggaaacccacaggaggtcactatgagtcagcaatgatttggtgacagtgggtttcgttttgttttagtTGAAATTGGCCATGATGCCACATACCCCGCTTGTCATCCTCCTCAAGTACCTGTAACTTAATAAACCATTTCTACTTCAAACTGCTGGCAAATTTGAGTTGAGGAAAGCATCCAGAATGCCTCATTAGATGTTCCAGGCAAATCAATGACAAACAAACATTAAAGGCATTTCAGTAAGAAATCTGTCCTTGTGTATTTATGTTTTGATAAGTTTTGAATTTTCTATTGGAGTTGAGCAGGCTACATTTATAGCCTTTTAAGAAGTCTGATATGTTCTCCAATAAGTTAAGAAGAAAGGGAACTTTTATGATACGGTGATGGTAAGAGCAACTATCCGTACATGAAACCATCTTTAAGAATCTCCAAGGCTAACTGTATTTTCAACTTTTATTGTGATcgaggtgaaagtttacaaattgaTTTTTCCATTCAATATTCAAACACATTTAGATTTGTGACCATGATTGCAATCCCACCATGTAGCAAGGATGTCGTCACGTCCTCCCTGTGTTTACTGTGTTCGTACatttttctttcctaacccttcctgcttctgagcttTATTTCAGGGCAAATGCTACCCTTGCGATCTTATGTGGTTGATTGTTCTATGGACTGTATACTTTCTTGGAGTTACTGTTCACCTCATAAGTATATCTATTATTtgactgaaagttgagccatgaagGTGGGTTCAGGCATGAGCCAGTCTCCAGGATCCCATTGGTCTCTACCCAAACAGTAAGTCTGAATCCTTTTGCTGGTGATGAGTtgggttccacatttttcttccactctatccaggacgtcTTATTACaatccctttcagaggggtaaacactggtagctgagcaccatctatttcttctggtcttacAGTCATGGAGGCTGAGGTCCATATGGTCTAGTCATCctgtagaccagcagttctcagcccgTGGACTATGACCccattgggggttgaacgaccctttcacaggggtcacctgattcatcacagtagcaaaatgacagtgatgaagtagcaacgaaaataatgttatggttggggctcgccacatgagaaactgtaggaaagggtcatggcattgagaaccactggtctagactaATTGTTTTCATGCATCTTCACTATTCTTTGTTCTGCGTGAGGAATTACCAATAGCTGCACTTTAGAAGGGTGCTTACAAGTTATTAAGACCGATTTACTACTCACGAAAGTAATATCAGATCATTGGCTCTATGGACTTTGCCAGTCAACTTTGGTGCCCCCTGAGACGATCTATGGTTTTGAGCCTTCACGGCCAAGTGCTGGTTCTGGCTAAGCAGTCTTCATAACTTTGCCCTTTGTATGATCCActgtattcatggatatattggctaagtgcttggctgtaaccaaaaagttggcatttcaaacctCCTACACACCACGGGAGAGAGAGATTTgatgtctacttccataaatatttacagcctttgcAATGCTTTGGAGTTCTTTTCTGCCCTaaaaggttgctgtgaatcagaatggactcaacagcagtgagtttagtgGAGTTATAGTTATAGTACATATAAACATGTGTGCATAAATAACTTCTGTCAAATCTATGTAAgacaggagacttcaaaaagtccatggattTGACAGCGAGGACTCACCTCAACGGGTCAATTTCTCAGTGGGGTGGGGAGCACATCAATCATTTCCTGTCATATGATCACCCCAACCCAACACACTCCTACACGGTTGCTTAGTGAACTTTAATGAGACTTCAAATCCAGGGGGACAGACATGTCCTATCGACCGACAACTGGGACTTTGTAATCTGTCCTTTGGAGGTGCACAACCTTGTTCATAGGCCGCAGCAGAAGGATCCCATTTGGAAACTTCTCTAGGCAAACTGGATTTTACCTTGAgcacacctgtagcagatttaagaaagtgaaatactcccttggacttcCAGCTGAAATGTCCTACTGTGAAAAAGGTGATTCCTATGCCAAGGTTATGAACTTGGAAGTCATAGACGTTGTTTCaaagttcttgctttgagggtgtgtAAGCTGTACCCGTCAATAATCCATGTACTTTAGTATAAAAAGCTGTCCTATACATGTatgttttccttttctcaatagaaTTTTGAATTCTAGGTTATCGACTAAATTAATGGTCTTACCAACAGGATTGCTATATGCCACATAGGTTCTCCAAACAGTGAGAAAGACATCTCTAAAATGCACTGGGGACTTATAGAAGTCATTGAGAATGGATTTTGCTCTTACACTTTATTATATCCCAAAtccaagaacaatcagttcttatgacgTGGCCCTACTCAGAGCTTGCCCTCGTAAGGAGACCACCAAAGATATGAGGGCTATaacaaactgtggtgaagaaatcaggtggTGCCTCGCTATCAGCAAGAATAGCATCCGAGGTCTTaagtgcttttctttttctttcattattttttccttcaaaatcactttattgggagttaGCTTGAAGCATCAAGACGATGAAACATTAAGACCAAACAGCAGGCCTGCTGGCTCCCTAGATAAATACAGCAGAATAACTTCAGTCAGGAAGCTggtttgcagagtggggtgctcTTTGGCCATTTTTGAGTGCTGATGAAGCGTGGTAACGCTTGCTTGATTACGGCAGAGACAAAGGAATTGTCTGATTGAGAGGCTGCGGACCAGAGAGGTATTCCTGCTAGCATGGTTGAGAAGAGGTGCTATGAGCAAAGGAAATGTATCCTTGATCATTTCTCATCCTAAAATGCATTCACTTCCCTAATAAGCTTCCCATAATtgagaatattgtctgtgagggcTGCGTGGCCATTTCAATGGATTATAAAATGCAATGGAGAGATTGGCATCAGAAGAGGgtaagaaaatatttggaaagtgGGGGCATATCTATGACCTCTGGCTTGTAGACACTTGCTGTGGAGTTCAACTCTCCTCCCTCGGGGAGCCAGAGATCAGACACTGCCTTCATGCTATTTACGTaagcagtttttttttctttgtctctgtGATTCATTCTTCCTCTTCCAAAATGTTGGataacaaggagctctggtggcctagaGCTGtccacactcagctgctaaacgCCACAAGACCGGATGAACTACTGGGAGCGCCAATCGTTTCCCGTAACCGTGAATACTTCTTTCCATGAAAACATGGAGATAGTCTCAAAAGGTATGGTTGTGGAGCAGGCTGACACAGTGGGGTAACTGAAAAGTTAGAGATGGAGATTCCGAGTCGTATGTTACTAAAGAAgctaggtgggggtggggtggggttgctgctgccgctgctgttCTCTAAGCATTCTTATCTAAAGATGTGGGAGACCTTGAAGAACTGGTGAAATTCCAGTGTCCTTACAGATGTAGACAACTATGATATTCTGCTACTTTCCCATTTGCTTCACACATAAAAATTATACTACTTAATGAAGTCTAATATTTACTACTATAAATAAATCCAAATATAATGCTGGAATGATCTCTTAAGAGTGTTTCCAAATCTTAAAGGTAGTCTTTATGAGCATCTTAGTAGTCTGCATCTTCGGTCTCATGTAGACATTAAATGAATAACTCTCCTGTGCCAAGTAACTCAGATGATAACGACCAAATCCAGTCCAAACCCAGACCTAGATTTTATTTCTCAAAATTAGGATCCACAAGTTCTTATCAGTTCGGCTCCTTTGGAGTAATAGAATTTGGTAAGACAAATAGCAACATGGGTTGTGACACAGGCAAGGGCAAATATGAATCAGCAAAATTCATTAAAAGAGGGTCTTACAAAACCTGGAAGTAAAAACTGTTTTTGGAAAATGCTTGGCATTTCTCTGCACGATAGACTGGAACTTGAATCTCATATTCAGTTTGGACCACAATACACCTTCTCAAGTACCGGATGTGTAAAATCGTTACTATGAATTAGTCTGCAATGGCTCTTGCACTACACTGTAAATTCTCGCCTTCTTCAATTCTTCGAGGACAAAGACTGTTTTACTTGTCTTCCACATCACTCTGCTGAGGAGAGACTTCTCTGGACATGCACGTGGCATTCTGAAATGTATAGCCCTGTGCACGCTCTATTTGTAGTATAGTTGTTGCCGCTGCTATGCTAGATGCCTTTGAGTTCCAACTGATACCGACCCTCTatatacaataaaagaaaacactacctggtcctgcaccatcttcacaattgtgaaatttgaacccattgttgcagccactgtgtcaacctatcTCTTGATGATCTTCcatgtttttcactgaccctctaccttaCCTGTCCGGgtatccttttccagagactggtctctcctgaaaacatgtccgaaGTGTTTAAGAGGTCTTGCCAaaagaatattctggctgtacttcttacaaaacagatttgtttggtccTCGGCAGTCCGCTGTACTTTCCAGATTCTTCACCAGGCTGTAATGCAAACGCATCAGCTCTTCTCCAGTCTACCTTAGCATGGTCCcagcttctgcatgtgtgtgaagaaatagaaaatacGGAGTGGGCCAATTGCACCTTGatcctcaaagagacatctttgctcattaacactttaaagatatcTTGTGCAGGAGGCTTGCCCAATgtaatatgccatttgatttcttccacAATGATTACTGGGTGTTGATTGTGAAATCAAATGAATGAAATCTtttacaacttcaatattttctctgttcattaggatattgtctattggtccaatggtgaagattttgtgtttttttaaaattttctttacattgagttgcaatctagaCTGCAgttctggatcttcatcagcaagtgcttccagttctcCATGCTTTCCGCAAGGAAAGTTGTATCACGCATATATCGAAGGCTATAAATAAGACTTCCTCCCATCCTGGAGCTGTGTTCTCATAGTTTTGGGAAAGAACTCAAAACTCACTActatcaggtcaattccaactcatggccacctcatcagacagagcagaactccccctgagggtttctgagacgacatctgtttgcaggagtagaaagccccatctgttcccccaggagtgactgatggttttgagctgctaactttgAGGTTAGTGTCCCAACATGCAACCACGATGACACCATGCCTCTCAGAGACACCTCTCATATGGTCtagcttctctcattatttgctcagcatatacattgaataaatatggtgaacgaATGCAACCTGGATACATACCTTTCCTTGTTACGCCATTAAACTGTCTAGCACAGCACCAGACCAAAAAATGGTTGCTACTGGTGTCAGAAACTTGTAAAAGAGAACAGAACATTGtccagtcctatgccatcttcatgatcactgAGGACCCCTTGCTATGGCTATTGGATATATCCTCTTAACTGAGAGTTGCCCTCATTTTTTATGACCCTCTACGAAATGGGATGTTCTTTGGTAGCACTTGGTCTTTCCTGGTGTACAAAGCAAGTAAGTTGAAATCTCACCATTCTTACTTCGAAGGAACATTCTGTTTGTCTTTCTTCTACAAGcgatgtatttgttcttctgggacTTCACAGTATGTCaattattcttcaccaacaccaaagtTAAACATACTTGTATAAATTCTTCCTTCGTCTTCCCTTTTTatgatctgttttttttttcacgcATGAGTTGATTGGGAAAAAAAGCATGGCTTGGGTTAGATGATGCCTTTAATCACAATGACATATTTGCTTTCTAAAACCCGAAAGAGGTCATTTCAGCTGCTTTATCCAAATTTATGGATCACAGCAGACAAAGAACAGGTAATTACATCTATTTGTATCTGAAATATGGTTGGTTTTATGATTTATGTGTCAGCAGGGTGCTGGAATTTTCTCATTCAACTCTGCAGAGACTGTGCATACCTCTTCCCACTCTCTATTCGCTGCTCTCACCTTGGTAGCTTGGAGTCGATCTTGCTGCGGAAATGTACATCATGGAAACTGGCTTACGGCTCCCATGCTCCAGCTGTCTGTTGAACATTTACTAATCTACATTACTTTTGTCCTCTACTGAAAGATAACCTCTTCAAGTTGGATCTTCTTATTGTAACTAGAGGAATGTATTAAAGGTAAGAgcatgttgctgttagttgccctcAAATTGGTTTTGATCTAGCAACCCGATATGATAAAGTGACATTGTTccatggggtttcctaggctgtgaccTTTATAGGAACAAAATTAGTGCTCCTGCTGAACCATTGGATGGATCCAAATTGCCAACTTCCCAgatggcagccaagtgcttaactctAGTACCATCAGAGTTCCAAaagcaagataataatttattgaATGAAAAGACCAATCTAATTAAAGAGGGGCTGCagtattcacaaaacacatgtgagGATTTTGTCGAGTTGATTTCAAGTCTTCTAAATTTAAGCACtgtgctttctctttcttttttgttccACCTTGCTCATAAACTGTTTTATATTTAGTGTCTATTCTTTTATGTGAGAATTATACTTTGAATAACTATATTTATCTTTTTAGTAAATCATTTTTAATTCGAAGACAAGCAATTATTTTGCTCATGCCTGTTTTATATCATTTTGGACAATCAATTCTGAGAGTACTTaattatttctttatatatattatataaacaaTAAACAgtagttattttttaaatgccattttaCTTTTGCCAAAAGCATTATGAAATAATTAGTAAAGACTTTAAAATTTGCTTTTCTTAATGACCAGAAATTAAATTGTCCAGTttgtaaaatagaaaataaatgtgtgtACTAGAAAGTTAATTCCATTGCATTAAAATCAGTTTCATGGAAGCTCTATTATTATCTGACAAAATAATTGCTATTTTAGCCAAATGCATAATAATGTCTGTCTAAAATAGACATTGTAACTTTCAAATACAGACATGCTTTTCCTGaatacacaattgcagaatctaaGCTTTTTGAGATTAAATTAATGAGAACAATGTCCGGTCCTCTTTGGAAAAGAGAGTGCTATGTCTAGGAGCTGAGACTTTGTGGCCAAATTGCCAGAATCCTGCTATCAGATATTCCTTTTAGGATCTTTGTGACCTTACTAAAATCATCTGACTTCTAACTGCCTCACGTTTCTCTTATGTACAATAGGAATGGCAATAGCATCTGTTTCTTAGACTGATTATGAAAATTAATTATTGAAATGTaattagtacatttcaaaatACTGGAAGTGATGCTTAATACTCTGTGTTTGATTAATGCTACTTATTATTACTCCCATCTCTATCCTCGACATTTCTGAACCAAATTGATGGCCCCTAAAAACAACGAACAACATTTCTGAGCATAGAATCTTCCGTACACCAGCTGCTTAATAAATGGCTCTCAGCTGGTTAACTGAATAAGGAGTTACTACTAAGAAGTAGGGGGTCCTAGTGACATTGGGGATCAGGTTTGGGGCTACTAGCTGAAAGGCGGCCACTTCCTGGGGGgaatatgaggttgtctgcttctgccaagagttacaatctcgagaatgacgatggcaacagatgtacaaatgtgcttgcaacagtggatgaatgtgtgggttgtgatacgcattgtacgagtccccaataaaatgattttttaaaaagaataacaatctcagaaaccaccTATCATGTCTTTATGAGGTATAATTAACTGGATGGCCATGGGCTTgggacttttgttttgttttgtttgggattAATATGAAGCAAAGGAATAAAGACTTGGTAGCTTTAGGGCAAGTCACCATACACTTTTTAATAAATACTTACTGAGTGCCTATTAGGTGCTAGGCATACATGTTGAACAAAACTGGAAAATTCCCTGATCCCATGGAATTTATA
This genomic interval carries:
- the LOC142451122 gene encoding large ribosomal subunit protein eL42-like, translated to MVNVPKTRRIFCKKRCKHQPHKVSQYKKGKDSLYVQGKRRYDRKQSGYGGQTKPIFRKKAKTTKKIVLRLECMEPNCRPKRMLTIKRCKHFELGGDKKRKGQVIQF